GAGGTCACCCTCGACACCGCCCGCGGCACCGTCAAGCTCGACGAAGCCGCCGGCGCCACCCTCACCCTCCAGGACGGCAGCATCGAGATCGGCCGCCTCACCGGCCCCGCCGACCTCACCACCACGCGCGGCGACCTCACCGTCACCGAAGCCACCCGCGGCGCCCTCCGCCTCACCACCCAGTCCGGGTCCATCACCGTCGGCGTCGCCCGCGGCACCTCCGCCTCCCTCGACGCCGGCACCGCACTCGGCCGCATCCACAACGCCCTCCGCAACGCCGACGACACCCCCGCCGTCACCATCCACGCCACCACCGCCATGGGCGACATCACCGCCCGCACCGTCTGATCCACCCTCAACCCACCGCGGCAGAAGGAGCACCCATGACCACCGGCCTGGCCATCTCGGCGAACGGGCTGCGCAAGTCCTACGGCGACAAGACCGTTCTGGACGGCGTCGACCTCACCGTCCCGGAAGGCACGATCTTCGCCCTGCTCGGCCCGAACGGGGCCGGCAAGACCACCGCCGTCAAGATCCTCTCCACCCTGGTCCGGGCCGGCGAGGGCAGCGGCCCGATCCGGATCGGCGGCCACGACCTGGCCGCCGCCCCGCAGGCGGTGCGCGCCGCGATCGGCGTCACCGGCCAGTTCTCCGCGGTCGACGGCCTGATCACCGGCGAGGAGAACATGCTGCTGATGGCGGACCTGCACCACCTCTCCAAGGCGGAGGGCCGCCGGGTCGCCGCCGAACTGCTGGCCCGCTTCGACCTCACCGAGGCCGCGAAGAAGCCCGCCTCCACCTACTCCGGCGGCATGAAGCGCCGCCTCGACATCGCGATGACCCTGGTCGGCGACCCGCGGATCATCTTCCTCGACGAGCCGACCACCGGGCTCGACCCGCGCAGCCGACACGGCATGTGGCAGATCATCAGGGAGCTGGTCACCGGCGGCGTCACGGTCTTCCTCACCACCCAGTACCTGGAGGAGGCCGACGAACTCGCCGACCGGATCGCCGTCCTGCACAACGGCGTGATCGCCGCCGAAGGCACCGCCGAGGAGCTCAAGAGGCTGGTCCCCGGCGGGCACGTCCGGCTCCGCTTCACCGACCCCGCCGGCTACCGCGCCGCCGCCGACACCCTCGCCGAGGGCGCCCGCGACGACGAGTCGCTGACCCTGCGGGTCCCCAGCGACGGCAGCCAGCGCGCCCTGCGCTCCGTCCTCGACCGCCTGGACGCCGTCGGCGTCGAGGCCGAGGAGCTGACCGTGCACACCCCCGACCTCGACGACGTGTTCTTCGCCCTCACCGGCGCCCCCGCCGTCCCCGCCCAGTCCACCGCCCCCGCCGCCACTCAGTCCGAGGAGACCGCACGATGAGCACTCTCGCCCTGGCCGTCCGCGACTCGTCCACCATGCTGCGGCGCAACCTGCTGCACGCCCGGCGCTACCCGTCGCTCACCCTGAACCTGCTGCTCACCCCGGTGATGCTGCTCCTGCTGTTCGTCTACATCTTCGGCGACGCGATGAGCGGCGGAATCGGCGGCGGCGACCGGGACGCGTACGTCGCCTACCTGGTGCCCGGCATCCTGATGATGACCATCGGCTCCACCGTGGTCGGCACCGCGGTCTCGATGGCCACCGACATGAACGAGGGCATCGTCGCCCGGTTCCGCACCATGGCGATCCACCGCGGCTCGGTGCTGATCGGGCACGTGATCGGCAGCGTCCTGCAGTCGGTGGCCAGCGTGGTGCTGGTCGGCGCGGTCGGCGTGGCGATCGGCTTCCGCTCGCACGACGCCTCGGTCCTGGAGTGGCTGGCCGCGTTCGGCCTGCTCGCCCTGGTCGCGCTCGCCTTCACCTGGATCGCCGTCGGCATGGGCCTCGGCAGCCCGAACGCGGAGGCCGCCAGCAACAGCGCGATGCCGCTGATCCTGCTGCCGCTGATCTCCAGCGCCTTCGTCCCGCTGCACTCGATGCCCGGCTGGTTCCAGCCGATCGCCCAGTACCAGCCCTTCACCCCCGCCATCGAGACCCTGCGCGGCCTGCTGCTCGGCACCGGCATCGGCAACAACTGGTGGATCGCCCTGCTCTGGTGCGCCGGCCTCACCGTCCTCGGCTACTACTGGTCGCGGGCCCAGTTCGACCGCGACGCCGAGTAAGCCCCTTGAGTCCGGACCGCACCACGCACCACCCAGCACCACCCAGCACCACCCGCAACGCCCACGGGCGGCGCGCACCGGAGCCGACTTCCCGGTGCGCGCCGCCCGTTGTGCTGGGTCAGGCAGCGCGCGACGGCCAGGTCCGCGGCGGCAGCACCGCGGCCACCTGCTGCCACACCGGGTCGAGCACCAGCGCGGTGAGCTGATCACCGTTCAGGACCGGCGGGCCGGGGTAGAGGTCGGTGCCCCCGCCCGGCAGCGGCACCGTCGCCGACCCCGCCGTGACCATGCTCCCGTCGGTGCCGAAGAGGGTGGCGCGCCAGTCCTGCTCGCCGCCCAGCCCCGCGGGCTGCACCTCGACCAGCAGGACGCTGCCGTCCGCCCGCCTCGTGCTGGTGCAGCCCTTGACCTCACCGCACCGGTCCGCGTTGGGCTGGGCGCTGCCGCCGCCCCGCAGGGCCAGCACGTGGGTGACCTCGATCCGGACGGTGCCGGTCCTCCCGTCCTTGGTGAGGGTGTACGCCGCCCCGGCCACGCCGTCCTGCGGAGCGGGGGCCCAACTCGCGCCGGGCACGAAACCGTCCGGGATCCGCGCCTTGAGCAACGTGGGAACGTCGGAGGCGCGCACCGGGGCGGCACTCGGCGCGGGGGAAGCGGACGCGGAGGGCGCGGCCGACGCACTCGGCGCGGTGGCCGAGGCGGCGCCGTGGCCGCTGGGGCCGGTGGCGCCGCCCGTCGGGCCGAGCCCGAGGACGACGCCGGCCAGCGCGAGCGCGCCGACCGCGGTGGCGCTGCCCGCGACGGTCGCGGCCCGCAGCCGCCGGCGGCGCCGGCCGCGCCCCACCAGTTCGGTCACCGGCGCCGGACCGGCCGGTCCGTGACGGTCCGCCAGCTCGCTCAGCGCGCGGGACATCAGCTCGTGGTCGGTGCTCATGGGGTGACGGCCTCCTGGTTCCTCGACTGGTTCCTCGACTGCTTGTTCGCCCGGGTGTTCGCCCGGCTGCCCGCCTCGCTGCCCGGCCGGTCTCCCGCCAGGGCGGTGCGCAGCCTGGCCATCGCCCGGTGGTGCTGGCTCTTGACGGTGCCGACCGAGCACCCGAGGACGGCCGCGGTGTCCCGCTCCGACAGGTCCTCGAAGTGCCGCAGCACCACCACGGCGCGCTGCCGGGGCGCGAGCGCGGCCAGCGCGCCGTGCAGGTCCGCCAACTCCTCGACGGCGGCGCCGCCCCCGCCCGGGGTGTCCGGCGGCTCGGCGATGAGCAGCTCGCGGCGGCGTCGCCGCCACCAGCTGATGTGGTTGTTGACGAGCATCCGCCGCAGGTATGCGTGCGGGTCGTCGGCGGCCATCCGGTGCCAGCGGACGTAGAGCTTGACCAGGCAGTCCTGGAGCAGTTCCTCGGCGCGGTGCCGGTCGCCCGCTATCAGCGTGGCCGTGCGCAGGTGCCGCGGCCAGGCGGCCGCGACGAAGGCCGCGTAGGCGTCGTCCTCGTTTTCTCGACTCACACCGACCAGACGCCCGGGCCCGGCGGAAAGGTTGTCAGCCGTTGTCGGCGACACCCCGATGCCCGTTCCGGGGCCCGATCCGACTCAGGGCAGCTCCGTCGGCAGCCCGAACGCCGCGAACTGCTCGGCGCCGAGGAAGGAGGTCAGCGCGGCGATCCGGCCGTCGGTCGTCAGGTCGAGCACGGTGATCGACCAGGCGGTGTGCCCGGCGTCGGCGGCCGGACCGACGTAACAGGCAACGGCAGGGCGGGAGTTGGCCTCGACGACGGTGGTCCGCCAGCTGGGGCAGCGGGTGAGCGGGACGGCCACCGCGAACGCCATCACGGCGGACCGGCCGCGGTACCAGTGCGGAAGCGGCGGCATCGACCAGGTGACGTCCTCGGTGAGCAGCGCGACCAGCGCGTCCGCGTCACCGCGTTCCAGGGCGGCGCCGTACGCGGCGGCGGTCTCCCGGACCAGCGCGTCGTCGGGCATCCGCCCCCGGGCAGGGGCGTTACGGGCGAGTTGGCGGCGGGCCCGGGCCAGCGCCGACTGGACCGAAGCGGCGGTGGTGTCCATCAGCGCGGCGATCTCGGCGGCGGAGAACCCGAGCACGTCGAACAGCAGCAGCGCGGCGCGCTGATTGCCGGGCAGGTGCTGGAGGGCCGCGACGAACGCCAACTCGACGGCCTCGCGCTGCTCGTAGCGGGCCGCGGGGTCGGCCGGCCCGGCGGCGAGACCCGCGGTCGGGTACGGGCCGAGCCAGGCGGTTCCGGTATCGGGAGCGCTGTCGAGGACGACCCGCTCGCTGGCGGGCCCGAGGTCGACGGGCAGCGCGCGCCGACCGCGGCGTTCGGCGGCGTCCAGGCAGGTGCGGGTGGCGACGGTGTACAGCCAGGCCCGCAGCGAGTGGTGGCCGGCCCGTCCCTCGAACCGGTCGATGCCGCGCCAGGCCCGCAGCAGCGCCTCCTGCAGGGCGTCCTCGGCGTCGTGCGCGGAGCCGAGCATCCGGTAGCAGTGCGCGTGCAGCTCCCGGCGCAGCGGGCCGGCCAGCCGGGCGAACGCGGCGTCGTCGCCGGCCCGGGCGAGGGCCAGGTCGGCGGCGGGATCGGCGGCTCCGGAAGAAACCTCGCTCATGGGCGACGATTCTGCCCCACCGGCCCGGTCTCCCCTTCGAACGGCTTTCCGTTCCCGAGGACCCGACGAAGGAGCCCGTGATGACCGACGCCCCGCACACCGCCGCCCCGCACACCGCCGCCTGGTTCGACCTGTCCAGCCCCGACGCGCCGCGGGCCCGCGCCTTCTACGGCGAGCTGTTCGGCTGGCCGGTACGGGTCCTGGACGAGACGTACGCGCTGGTCGGCGACGACGGCTCCGGCCGGCCGACCGGCGGCATCGGCCAGGCCGGACCGGACGCCCCGTACACCGGGTTCGCCGTCTACTTCCGGGTCCCTGACCTGGACGCGGCCCTGGAGCACGCCGTCCGGCTCGGCGGCTCCCGCCGCCTGGAACCCCAGCCGGTGCCGGGTGGTGACCGTCTCGCGGTGTTCACCGACCCGGACGGCAACGCGGTCGGCCTGCTCGGCAAGTAGCGCGGGCGCGCCCGGGGGGCCCGCTCGGTGGAGCGGGCCCCCGGACGGCGGGTCGGCCGGGCGGCTTGACGGCGGGTCAGCCGGCCAGCAGCTCCAGGGTGTCGATCACCCGGTTGGAGAAGCCCCACTCGTTGTCGTACCAGGCGACCACCTTGATGTGGCGGCCGTCGACCCGGGTGAGCTCCGAGTCGAAGATCGAGGAGGCGGGATTGCCGGTGATGTCGGCGGACACCAGCGGGTCCTCCGAGTACTCCAGCACGCCCGCGAGCTTGCCGGCCGCGGCCTCGCGGTACGCGGCGAGCACCTCCTCGCGGGTGACGTCGCGGGCGACCACGGTGTTCAGCTCGACGATCGAGCCGACCGGGACGGGCACCCGGATCGAGTCGCCGGACAGCTTGCCGTCCAGCTGCGGCAGCACCAGGCCGATCGCCTTGGCGGCGCCGGTGGTGGTCGGCACGATGTTGACGGCGGCCGCGCGGGCCCGGCGCGGGTCGCGGTGCGGACCGTCCTGGAGGTTCTGCTCCTGGGTGTAGGCGTGCACCGTGGTCATGAAGCCGTGCTCGATGCCGGCCAGTTCGTCCAGCACGGCGGCCAGCGGGGCCAGCGCGTTGGTGGTGCAGGAGGCGTTGGAGACGATGGTGTGCGCGGCCGGGTCGTACGCCTCGGTGTTGACGCCGTAGGCCAGGGTGACGTCGGCGCCGTCGGAGGGCGCGGACACCAGGACCTTCTTCGCGCCGGCCGCGAGGTGGGCGCGGGCCGCCTCGGCGGAGGTGAACCGGCCGGTGGCCTCCAGCACGATGTCGACGCCGAGCTCGGCCCAGGGCAGGTCGGCGGGGTTGCGCTCGGCGAGGACCTTGATCCGGCGGCCGTCGACCACCAGGGTGTCGCCCTCGACGGTCACCGGGCGGCCGAGCCGGCCCGAGGTGGTGTCGTAGGCGAGCAGCCGGGCCAGCGCGGTGGGCTCGGTCAGGTCGTTGACGGCCACGACCTCCAGCTTGCTGTCGCGCTCCAGGAGGGCGCGCAGCACGTTGCGTCCGATGCGGCCGAATCCGTTGACGGCAATGCGGGTCATGGGTGGTGCCCTTCTCTGCGGCTCTTCTGCGACGTTCCTGCGGGGTGAACACCTCAACCTTCGCTCGCGGGGAGGTCCGGTGGCAGTGGCGTCCGCGCCACGGTTCGCAAGGATCGTGCCAGCCCGCTACTCGCCCTTCGCGAAGGTCCGCCGGTACTCGCTGGGCGTGGTCCCGAGGATCTGCTGGAAGTGCGCGCGCAGGTTGGCGCCGGTGCCGAGGCCGGTCTCGGCCGCGATCTGCTCGACGCTCCGCTCGGAGCGTTCCAGCAGCTCACGGGCCAGGTCGACGCGGGCCCGCAGCACCCACTGCATCGGCGTGTACCCGGTGTCCTCGACGAAACGCCGGGAGAAGGTGCGCGGCGAGACGGCGGCGTGCCGGGCCAGCGAGTGCACCGTGAGCGGCTCGTCCAACCGGTGCAGCGCCCACTCCCGGGTGGCCGCGA
The DNA window shown above is from Streptomyces sp. TLI_171 and carries:
- a CDS encoding DUF4097 family beta strand repeat-containing protein, which produces MPKFATTTAVTTVLDIPAGHIRLIAADRTDAVVEVRPANPNKSRDVQTAEQTEVTFTDGVLRIATAPPKNRILGHPGALEVTVQLPLGSRVEAKTADTELRGVGRLGEVTLDTARGTVKLDEAAGATLTLQDGSIEIGRLTGPADLTTTRGDLTVTEATRGALRLTTQSGSITVGVARGTSASLDAGTALGRIHNALRNADDTPAVTIHATTAMGDITARTV
- a CDS encoding ATP-binding cassette domain-containing protein codes for the protein MTTGLAISANGLRKSYGDKTVLDGVDLTVPEGTIFALLGPNGAGKTTAVKILSTLVRAGEGSGPIRIGGHDLAAAPQAVRAAIGVTGQFSAVDGLITGEENMLLMADLHHLSKAEGRRVAAELLARFDLTEAAKKPASTYSGGMKRRLDIAMTLVGDPRIIFLDEPTTGLDPRSRHGMWQIIRELVTGGVTVFLTTQYLEEADELADRIAVLHNGVIAAEGTAEELKRLVPGGHVRLRFTDPAGYRAAADTLAEGARDDESLTLRVPSDGSQRALRSVLDRLDAVGVEAEELTVHTPDLDDVFFALTGAPAVPAQSTAPAATQSEETAR
- a CDS encoding ABC transporter permease — encoded protein: MSTLALAVRDSSTMLRRNLLHARRYPSLTLNLLLTPVMLLLLFVYIFGDAMSGGIGGGDRDAYVAYLVPGILMMTIGSTVVGTAVSMATDMNEGIVARFRTMAIHRGSVLIGHVIGSVLQSVASVVLVGAVGVAIGFRSHDASVLEWLAAFGLLALVALAFTWIAVGMGLGSPNAEAASNSAMPLILLPLISSAFVPLHSMPGWFQPIAQYQPFTPAIETLRGLLLGTGIGNNWWIALLWCAGLTVLGYYWSRAQFDRDAE
- a CDS encoding SigE family RNA polymerase sigma factor, with the translated sequence MSRENEDDAYAAFVAAAWPRHLRTATLIAGDRHRAEELLQDCLVKLYVRWHRMAADDPHAYLRRMLVNNHISWWRRRRRELLIAEPPDTPGGGGAAVEELADLHGALAALAPRQRAVVVLRHFEDLSERDTAAVLGCSVGTVKSQHHRAMARLRTALAGDRPGSEAGSRANTRANKQSRNQSRNQEAVTP
- a CDS encoding sigma-70 family RNA polymerase sigma factor produces the protein MSEVSSGAADPAADLALARAGDDAAFARLAGPLRRELHAHCYRMLGSAHDAEDALQEALLRAWRGIDRFEGRAGHHSLRAWLYTVATRTCLDAAERRGRRALPVDLGPASERVVLDSAPDTGTAWLGPYPTAGLAAGPADPAARYEQREAVELAFVAALQHLPGNQRAALLLFDVLGFSAAEIAALMDTTAASVQSALARARRQLARNAPARGRMPDDALVRETAAAYGAALERGDADALVALLTEDVTWSMPPLPHWYRGRSAVMAFAVAVPLTRCPSWRTTVVEANSRPAVACYVGPAADAGHTAWSITVLDLTTDGRIAALTSFLGAEQFAAFGLPTELP
- a CDS encoding VOC family protein, with the protein product MTDAPHTAAPHTAAWFDLSSPDAPRARAFYGELFGWPVRVLDETYALVGDDGSGRPTGGIGQAGPDAPYTGFAVYFRVPDLDAALEHAVRLGGSRRLEPQPVPGGDRLAVFTDPDGNAVGLLGK
- the gap gene encoding type I glyceraldehyde-3-phosphate dehydrogenase, coding for MTRIAVNGFGRIGRNVLRALLERDSKLEVVAVNDLTEPTALARLLAYDTTSGRLGRPVTVEGDTLVVDGRRIKVLAERNPADLPWAELGVDIVLEATGRFTSAEAARAHLAAGAKKVLVSAPSDGADVTLAYGVNTEAYDPAAHTIVSNASCTTNALAPLAAVLDELAGIEHGFMTTVHAYTQEQNLQDGPHRDPRRARAAAVNIVPTTTGAAKAIGLVLPQLDGKLSGDSIRVPVPVGSIVELNTVVARDVTREEVLAAYREAAAGKLAGVLEYSEDPLVSADITGNPASSIFDSELTRVDGRHIKVVAWYDNEWGFSNRVIDTLELLAG